The following proteins are encoded in a genomic region of Streptomyces collinus Tu 365:
- a CDS encoding ALF repeat-containing protein — protein MLGAAPAAGAQPSGTSFRTAAQSETTAEQRGRIVDYWEEGGPGVKAAAEAALTGSDADVQAFLATVDDLSFQDERVSAAQLASVGGPELLTAARQALAGTPEQLHDFLDDGWEDPMEQDNRVRAAQIIDTAGPNVQSAGRAALAGTAEDVRTFLAQGQYTQQEEDERVQLVQIISVGGTNVRAAGRIALDGTAADIHEFLEVGQFVARDKDQEHASVAELAEQAKEAGRQAAKETAAAKTESAKAVKAADLAKDAALEAQAEAKAAKNDTDRAGRAAKRAATAAAQAAASAQRAIDAANAANNSARVAANAAAQAAAAAAGAAQAASRARSSAADAAVDAKKADAARKAAEDADKAAKGADLAADAADQAAKAADAAGDAAHSAASAGANANAAADAATEAGNYAGQSSAEAAEARAAAAAARRHAAEANRAADAAESLARKAGKAAREARDAAKSAATHARNAAKAARESADHAGESAKAATRSTEHANAATEAANAATAAVTKAQEIYTLARQVEAEELQGRTNAGIERARDAKAQDDARTTAQATLEKATKDRQDERDRLVTVAAKPDADLSAVAKQGRALAVRVMKEGGTPWGRAAAEAALAGTDEVVVDYLRNGWRTAEQQDQRSYVERLAEESEDKTVRDAAEAALAGDDASVSEFVNDGQYRVGSESMRVAIAQVLDGAGPVLTDTGRKALATGDPKKYSEFLITTQNTARTQDERVRAAQLIDSGSPEVKSAARIALEGSPQTLHAFVVAGQYQALRKDQLSATHVAEVQKMIADAGKVAATARKNAATAQQVAAHARNASDAAKEWEKKAGEAATDANNYAKKADRYAKEAEASADQAASSARTARDAARRADADAADAARSAADATLSSETAQTAASNASYYADEAWKSAVAANKDADAALKAAADAFKVSLKKYREEAEARRKAAVEAKEKAKNDPGARAREMYRCQQGFIPCDPQGFARWCQHQETYCDILAHSKEFSDAADMLWNVEKELLGLGKYEECMARKDFDSCSGLAVDALLRSKFKWMERVYEELKLLKRGCKLVSKASFASFRPAARAASSGNNPVKCLEGLRDHDVYDPVNGNRITDIDLFENGVMWEEKSAIYADGKWLDDKVDKKLAAYLRCRKLLPGYENAPIGFRFTTPGMDPRFRTALEERFKQLREKYPDLDLRLEIAD, from the coding sequence TTGCTGGGTGCGGCACCCGCGGCAGGCGCCCAGCCGTCCGGGACGAGCTTCCGGACGGCCGCGCAGTCCGAGACCACGGCCGAACAACGGGGCCGGATCGTCGACTACTGGGAGGAAGGCGGACCGGGCGTCAAGGCTGCCGCGGAGGCCGCCCTCACGGGCAGCGACGCCGACGTTCAGGCGTTCCTGGCCACGGTGGACGACCTCTCCTTCCAGGACGAGCGGGTCTCCGCAGCCCAGCTCGCCTCCGTCGGAGGCCCGGAACTGCTGACCGCCGCCCGCCAGGCGCTCGCCGGAACCCCGGAGCAACTGCACGACTTCCTGGACGACGGCTGGGAAGACCCGATGGAGCAGGACAACCGCGTCCGGGCCGCCCAGATCATCGACACCGCCGGCCCCAACGTGCAGAGCGCCGGCCGGGCCGCGCTGGCCGGTACCGCCGAAGACGTACGGACGTTCCTCGCCCAGGGCCAGTACACCCAGCAGGAAGAGGACGAGCGGGTCCAGCTCGTCCAGATCATCAGCGTGGGCGGCACCAACGTACGGGCCGCCGGCCGGATCGCCCTGGATGGAACCGCCGCCGACATCCACGAGTTCCTGGAGGTCGGCCAGTTCGTCGCCCGGGACAAGGACCAGGAACACGCCTCGGTCGCGGAACTCGCCGAGCAGGCGAAGGAGGCGGGGCGACAGGCCGCCAAGGAGACCGCGGCCGCCAAGACGGAGTCCGCCAAGGCGGTCAAGGCCGCCGACCTCGCCAAGGACGCCGCGCTGGAGGCCCAGGCCGAGGCGAAGGCCGCCAAGAACGACACCGATCGGGCCGGGCGTGCCGCCAAGCGGGCCGCCACGGCGGCGGCCCAGGCCGCGGCTTCCGCGCAGCGGGCGATCGACGCCGCCAACGCGGCGAACAACTCGGCACGTGTCGCGGCCAACGCGGCCGCACAGGCCGCCGCAGCGGCGGCGGGTGCCGCACAGGCCGCTTCCCGCGCCCGCAGCTCCGCCGCCGACGCCGCGGTGGACGCGAAGAAGGCGGACGCCGCGCGCAAGGCGGCCGAGGACGCCGACAAGGCCGCCAAGGGAGCCGATCTGGCCGCCGACGCCGCCGATCAGGCCGCCAAGGCCGCCGACGCGGCCGGTGACGCGGCCCACTCCGCGGCCAGCGCGGGAGCCAACGCCAATGCCGCCGCCGACGCGGCGACCGAAGCCGGCAACTACGCGGGCCAGTCGAGTGCCGAAGCGGCCGAGGCGCGCGCCGCCGCCGCGGCCGCACGGCGACACGCCGCGGAGGCCAACCGTGCCGCCGACGCCGCCGAGTCGCTCGCGCGCAAGGCGGGCAAGGCGGCCCGGGAAGCCCGTGACGCCGCGAAGTCAGCGGCCACGCACGCACGGAACGCCGCCAAGGCAGCCCGGGAATCGGCCGATCACGCCGGCGAGTCGGCGAAGGCCGCGACCCGGTCCACGGAACACGCCAACGCCGCGACCGAGGCCGCGAACGCGGCCACGGCCGCCGTGACCAAGGCTCAGGAGATCTACACCCTCGCCCGTCAGGTGGAGGCCGAGGAACTGCAGGGCCGCACCAACGCCGGCATCGAACGCGCCCGGGACGCCAAGGCGCAGGACGACGCTCGTACGACCGCACAGGCCACACTGGAGAAGGCCACGAAGGACCGGCAGGACGAACGGGATCGGCTGGTGACCGTGGCGGCCAAGCCCGACGCCGACCTCTCCGCCGTCGCCAAGCAGGGCCGGGCCCTGGCCGTACGCGTGATGAAGGAAGGCGGCACGCCTTGGGGACGCGCCGCTGCCGAAGCGGCCCTGGCCGGGACCGACGAGGTCGTCGTCGACTACCTGCGGAACGGATGGAGAACCGCCGAGCAGCAGGACCAGCGGTCCTACGTGGAGCGCCTCGCCGAGGAGAGTGAGGACAAGACGGTACGGGACGCGGCCGAGGCCGCTCTCGCCGGTGACGACGCTTCTGTCAGCGAGTTCGTGAACGACGGTCAGTACCGGGTGGGCAGCGAAAGCATGCGCGTCGCCATCGCCCAGGTGCTCGACGGGGCCGGTCCCGTGCTCACCGACACCGGCCGCAAGGCCCTCGCCACGGGTGACCCGAAGAAGTACAGCGAGTTCCTCATCACCACGCAGAACACCGCGCGGACGCAGGACGAACGGGTCCGGGCGGCTCAACTGATCGACAGCGGCAGCCCGGAGGTGAAGTCCGCCGCGCGGATCGCTCTGGAGGGCTCGCCGCAGACCCTGCACGCCTTCGTCGTCGCCGGCCAGTATCAGGCGCTGCGCAAGGACCAGCTGTCGGCCACCCATGTGGCCGAAGTGCAGAAGATGATCGCGGACGCGGGAAAGGTGGCCGCCACCGCACGGAAGAACGCGGCCACGGCCCAGCAGGTGGCCGCGCACGCCCGTAACGCGTCGGACGCGGCGAAGGAGTGGGAGAAGAAGGCAGGCGAGGCGGCGACCGACGCGAACAACTACGCCAAGAAAGCCGACCGGTACGCCAAGGAGGCGGAGGCGTCGGCGGACCAGGCGGCGTCATCGGCCAGGACGGCCCGTGACGCGGCACGCCGCGCCGATGCCGACGCGGCCGACGCGGCGAGGTCGGCGGCGGACGCCACGCTGTCATCGGAGACCGCCCAGACGGCAGCATCGAACGCCTCGTACTACGCCGACGAGGCGTGGAAGTCGGCGGTCGCGGCCAACAAGGACGCGGACGCCGCCCTCAAGGCGGCTGCCGACGCGTTCAAGGTCTCGCTGAAGAAGTACCGGGAGGAGGCGGAAGCGCGGCGCAAGGCCGCCGTCGAGGCGAAGGAGAAGGCGAAGAACGACCCGGGGGCTCGCGCCCGGGAGATGTACCGCTGCCAGCAGGGTTTCATCCCCTGCGACCCGCAGGGCTTCGCGCGCTGGTGCCAGCACCAGGAGACCTACTGCGACATCCTGGCGCACTCCAAGGAGTTCAGCGACGCCGCGGACATGCTCTGGAACGTCGAGAAGGAGCTGCTGGGCCTCGGTAAGTACGAGGAGTGCATGGCGAGGAAGGACTTCGACTCCTGCAGCGGTCTCGCCGTGGACGCCCTGCTCAGGAGCAAGTTCAAGTGGATGGAGCGGGTCTACGAGGAGCTGAAGCTGCTGAAGCGTGGCTGCAAGTTGGTCTCCAAGGCCTCCTTCGCCTCGTTCCGGCCCGCGGCACGGGCCGCCTCCTCCGGGAACAACCCCGTCAAGTGCCTCGAAGGCCTGAGGGACCACGATGTCTACGACCCCGTCAACGGGAACAGGATCACCGACATCGACCTCTTCGAGAACGGTGTGATGTGGGAGGAGAAGTCAGCGATCTACGCTGACGGCAAGTGGCTCGACGACAAGGTCGACAAGAAGCTCGCCGCCTACCTGAGGTGCCGTAAGTTGCTCCCCGGCTACGAGAACGCACCCATCGGATTCCGCTTCACGACGCCGGGCATGGACCCCCGCTTCCGAACGGCGCTGGAAGAACGCTTCAAGCAGCTCAGGGAGAAGTACCCGGACCTCGACCTCAGGCTGGAGATCGCAGATTGA
- a CDS encoding sacsin N-terminal ATP-binding-like domain-containing protein: MSKYVRPAAEGADPFGTARLRRGVLDAWATSPARFREDANAEEDLVLGGYRDRLVVELAQNAADAAARAGAPGRLRLTLRDGVLVAANTGAPLDATGVESLSTLRASAKRDAQDTHGAVGRFGVGFAAVLSVTDEPAIIGRHGGVRWSLAEARALAADTARHSPGLGDEIRRRDGHVPLLRLPFAAEGSAPEPYDTAVILPLRDAAATDLAERLLDAVDDALLLALPGLDEVVVEVNDEAPRTLRRRTEDAVTVVEDSRDGTTRWRTAAAHGPLTPDLLADRPVEERLRPHWSVTWAVPADADGRPARPRTTPVVHAPTPSDEPLGVPALLIASFPLDTTRRHAAPGPLTDFLVQRAADAYAELLAAWRPVTEGTIDLVPGPLGQGELDGALRQAILERLPRTAFLPPAVEAEGDEHDEDLPEALRPRDAEVVEGAGADTVRVLAEVLPTLLPAGLERRAELRVLGVARLPLADAVDRLAGLEKAPGWWWRLYDSLAGIDPDRLSGLPVPLAGTAAEEFGTGAGRTAVGPRQILLPTADGARIDPDVLGRLGLKVAHEDAAHPLLEKLGALPATPRAVLTTPQVRAAVAASLDDEGGALWEEDALDAEELADTVLALVRDAALEPGDEPWLGALALPDEDGELAPAGELVLPGSAFARVLRAGELAAVDAELADRWGEQPLTACGVLADFALVRATDVVLDPDELEPREGDFAEPDDAGLLDAVDVWCEDILDRFPDTPVPPVATELVAVRDLDLVDDDHWPEALALLARPPLRDALTQPVRVLLPDGTHEVVRPYTAWWLRGHPVLAGRRPAGLLAAGGDPLLRGLYDEADATGFDDEQVLRALGVRTSVSALLDEPGGAAELLDRLADPERRVGPAQLHGLYGALAELDPDQVTLPDELRAVVDGQVRVVDAADAVVVDSPDLLPFTAGVPLLPVRPARAAELAELFQVRRLSESVTGEIHSEGAEHDVPDPVRVLLGPRTPATYVEHEELVVDGVEIDWRLTDDGVLHAATLEGVAAGLAWAAGQWPRRFEVAALLEDPTRTEELARDRWFD; this comes from the coding sequence GTGAGCAAGTACGTGCGGCCCGCGGCCGAGGGCGCCGACCCCTTCGGCACCGCCCGCCTGCGCCGCGGGGTCCTCGACGCCTGGGCGACCAGCCCCGCCCGGTTCCGCGAGGACGCCAACGCCGAGGAGGACCTGGTCCTCGGCGGCTACCGCGACCGCCTCGTGGTCGAGCTGGCGCAGAACGCCGCGGACGCCGCCGCCCGCGCGGGCGCCCCCGGCCGGCTGCGGCTCACCCTCCGCGACGGCGTCCTGGTCGCCGCGAACACCGGCGCCCCCCTGGACGCGACCGGCGTCGAGTCCCTGTCCACCCTGCGCGCCTCCGCCAAGCGCGACGCCCAGGACACCCACGGCGCCGTCGGCCGGTTCGGCGTCGGCTTCGCCGCCGTCCTCTCCGTCACCGACGAGCCCGCGATCATCGGCCGCCACGGCGGGGTCCGCTGGTCCCTCGCCGAGGCCCGCGCCCTGGCCGCCGACACCGCCCGGCACAGCCCCGGCCTCGGGGACGAGATCCGGCGCCGCGACGGCCATGTCCCGCTGCTGCGGCTGCCGTTCGCCGCCGAGGGCTCCGCCCCGGAGCCGTACGACACCGCCGTCATCCTGCCGCTGCGCGACGCCGCCGCCACCGACCTCGCCGAACGCCTCCTCGACGCCGTCGACGACGCCCTGCTGCTCGCCCTGCCCGGGCTCGACGAGGTCGTCGTCGAAGTCAACGACGAGGCCCCGCGCACCCTGCGCCGCCGCACCGAGGACGCCGTCACCGTCGTGGAGGACTCCCGCGACGGCACCACCCGCTGGCGCACCGCCGCCGCGCACGGCCCGCTCACCCCCGACCTGCTCGCCGACCGGCCGGTGGAGGAACGCCTGCGCCCGCACTGGTCGGTGACCTGGGCCGTCCCCGCCGACGCCGACGGCCGCCCGGCCCGCCCGCGCACCACACCCGTCGTGCACGCCCCCACCCCCAGCGACGAGCCCCTCGGCGTCCCCGCGCTGCTCATCGCGTCGTTCCCGCTGGACACCACCCGCCGGCACGCCGCCCCCGGCCCGCTCACCGACTTCCTGGTGCAGCGGGCGGCGGACGCCTACGCCGAGCTGCTGGCCGCCTGGCGTCCGGTGACCGAGGGAACGATCGACCTCGTACCCGGCCCGCTGGGCCAGGGCGAGCTGGACGGCGCGCTGCGGCAGGCGATCCTGGAGCGGCTGCCGCGCACCGCCTTCCTGCCGCCGGCGGTCGAGGCCGAGGGCGACGAGCACGACGAGGACCTCCCCGAGGCGCTGCGCCCGCGGGACGCCGAGGTCGTGGAGGGCGCGGGCGCGGACACCGTACGGGTGCTCGCGGAGGTGCTGCCCACCCTGCTGCCCGCCGGTCTCGAACGGCGCGCGGAACTGCGCGTGCTCGGCGTCGCCCGGCTCCCGCTCGCCGACGCCGTCGACCGGCTGGCCGGTCTCGAGAAGGCCCCCGGCTGGTGGTGGCGGCTGTACGACAGCCTCGCCGGGATCGACCCGGACCGGCTCTCCGGACTGCCCGTGCCGCTGGCCGGCACCGCCGCCGAGGAGTTCGGCACCGGGGCGGGACGCACGGCCGTCGGACCCCGGCAGATCCTGCTGCCCACCGCGGACGGCGCCCGGATCGACCCCGACGTGCTCGGCCGGCTCGGGCTGAAGGTCGCCCACGAGGACGCGGCGCACCCGCTGCTGGAGAAGCTGGGCGCGCTGCCCGCGACCCCGCGCGCGGTGCTGACCACCCCGCAGGTGCGGGCCGCCGTGGCGGCGTCGCTGGACGACGAGGGTGGCGCGCTGTGGGAGGAGGACGCCCTCGACGCGGAGGAACTGGCCGACACCGTGTTGGCGTTGGTGCGCGACGCGGCCCTGGAGCCCGGTGACGAGCCGTGGCTCGGCGCCCTCGCGCTGCCCGACGAGGACGGCGAACTCGCCCCGGCGGGTGAGCTGGTGCTGCCCGGCAGTGCCTTCGCGCGGGTGCTGCGCGCCGGCGAACTGGCCGCCGTGGACGCCGAACTGGCCGACCGGTGGGGCGAACAGCCGCTGACCGCCTGCGGCGTGCTCGCGGACTTCGCGCTCGTCCGCGCCACGGACGTCGTCCTCGACCCGGACGAACTGGAGCCCCGGGAGGGCGACTTCGCCGAGCCTGACGACGCGGGTCTGCTCGACGCCGTCGACGTCTGGTGCGAGGACATCCTCGACCGCTTCCCGGACACCCCCGTACCGCCGGTCGCCACCGAACTGGTCGCCGTGCGCGACCTCGACCTGGTGGACGACGACCACTGGCCCGAGGCGCTCGCGCTGCTCGCCCGGCCGCCGCTGCGGGACGCGCTCACCCAGCCGGTGCGCGTCCTGCTGCCCGACGGCACCCACGAGGTCGTCCGCCCGTACACCGCCTGGTGGCTGCGCGGGCACCCGGTCCTCGCCGGGCGCCGGCCCGCCGGGCTGCTCGCGGCGGGCGGCGACCCGCTGCTGCGCGGCCTGTACGACGAGGCCGACGCCACCGGCTTCGACGACGAGCAGGTGCTGCGCGCGCTCGGCGTGCGGACCTCGGTGTCCGCGCTGCTCGACGAGCCCGGTGGCGCGGCCGAACTGCTGGACCGCCTCGCCGATCCCGAGCGCAGGGTCGGCCCGGCCCAACTGCACGGGCTGTACGGCGCGTTGGCGGAGCTGGACCCGGACCAGGTGACCCTGCCCGACGAGCTGCGGGCCGTGGTCGACGGGCAGGTACGGGTCGTGGACGCGGCCGACGCGGTGGTCGTCGACTCCCCGGACCTGCTCCCCTTCACCGCCGGCGTCCCGCTGCTCCCGGTCCGCCCGGCCCGCGCCGCCGAGCTGGCCGAGCTGTTCCAGGTGCGGCGGCTGAGCGAGTCGGTCACCGGTGAGATCCACTCCGAGGGCGCCGAGCACGACGTACCGGACCCGGTGCGGGTGCTGCTCGGCCCGCGCACCCCCGCCACCTACGTCGAGCACGAGGAACTGGTCGTCGACGGCGTCGAGATCGACTGGCGCCTCACCGACGACGGCGTTCTGCACGCGGCCACCCTGGAGGGCGTCGCCGCGGGCCTCGCCTGGGCGGCCGGCCAGTGGCCCCGCCGTTTCGAGGTGGCGGCCCTCCTGGAGGACCCGACCCGCACGGAGGAACTGGCGCGCGACCGGTGGTTCGACTGA
- a CDS encoding MFS transporter — protein sequence MNDVAAADRGGVRGGGSGRVGGAVRSVGRALHFPVTGTARGIRRATHAHGAGESGLGKLIELHAVNGAGDVMITVALASTVFFSVPTDEARGRVALYLAITMAPFTVLAPVIGPLLDRLPHGRRAAMAGAMLARALLALIISGAVASGSLELYPAALGVLVASKAYGVVRSAVVPRLLPPGFSLVKANSRVTLAGLLATGVAAPIGAGLHAVGDPWPLYGAFVIFVAGTFLSFSLPRKVDSAKGEDFALLAADEEHLHGPRQKQAKRPGLRTVGPAVTHALGANAALRCLSGFLIFFLAFLLREHPLAGESAAVSLGIVGVAAGTGNALGTAVGAWLKSKAPEVIIVTVVAVALGTAVVAALFFGPFLVAALAAVAGFAQALAKLSLDALIQRDVPELVRTSAFARSETLLQMAWVFGGAIGIVMPLNGTLGLVVAAAIVAVGWLTTLRGLLASARHGGRTRARVA from the coding sequence ATGAACGACGTGGCAGCCGCGGACAGGGGAGGCGTTCGGGGTGGCGGTTCGGGCCGGGTCGGCGGTGCCGTCCGCTCGGTCGGCCGTGCCCTGCACTTCCCGGTGACCGGCACCGCGCGCGGGATCCGCAGGGCCACGCACGCCCACGGGGCGGGTGAGTCCGGTCTGGGCAAGCTGATCGAGCTGCACGCGGTGAACGGCGCCGGGGACGTCATGATCACCGTGGCCCTGGCGTCCACGGTGTTCTTCTCCGTGCCCACCGACGAGGCCCGCGGGCGCGTCGCGCTCTACCTGGCCATCACCATGGCCCCGTTCACCGTCCTCGCCCCCGTCATCGGTCCGCTGCTCGACCGGCTGCCGCACGGCCGCCGCGCGGCGATGGCCGGGGCGATGCTGGCGCGTGCGCTGCTCGCGCTGATCATCTCGGGGGCGGTGGCGAGCGGGAGCCTGGAGCTGTATCCGGCCGCGCTCGGGGTGCTGGTGGCCTCCAAGGCGTACGGGGTGGTGCGCAGCGCGGTCGTGCCGCGGCTGCTGCCGCCGGGGTTCTCGCTGGTCAAGGCCAACTCGCGGGTGACGCTCGCCGGGCTGCTGGCCACCGGCGTGGCCGCGCCGATCGGGGCGGGGCTGCACGCCGTCGGGGACCCGTGGCCGCTGTACGGCGCCTTCGTGATCTTCGTGGCGGGAACGTTCCTGTCGTTCTCCCTGCCGCGCAAGGTGGACTCGGCCAAGGGTGAGGACTTCGCGCTGCTCGCCGCCGACGAGGAACACCTGCACGGCCCACGACAGAAACAGGCCAAACGCCCCGGTCTGCGGACGGTCGGGCCGGCCGTCACGCACGCCCTGGGCGCCAACGCCGCCCTGCGCTGCCTGTCCGGCTTCCTGATCTTCTTCCTCGCCTTCCTGCTGCGCGAGCACCCGCTGGCCGGCGAGAGCGCGGCGGTCTCGCTCGGGATCGTCGGGGTCGCGGCGGGCACGGGCAACGCGCTCGGCACGGCCGTCGGCGCCTGGCTGAAGTCGAAGGCACCCGAGGTCATCATCGTGACCGTCGTCGCCGTGGCGCTCGGCACCGCGGTCGTGGCCGCCCTGTTCTTCGGGCCCTTCCTGGTGGCCGCTCTGGCCGCGGTCGCCGGGTTCGCGCAGGCGCTGGCCAAGCTGTCCCTGGACGCGCTGATCCAGCGGGACGTGCCGGAACTGGTGCGGACCTCGGCGTTCGCCCGGTCGGAGACACTGCTCCAGATGGCCTGGGTGTTCGGCGGCGCGATCGGCATCGTGATGCCGCTCAACGGCACGCTCGGCCTGGTCGTCGCCGCCGCGATCGTGGCCGTCGGCTGGCTGACCACGCTGCGCGGCCTGCTCGCCTCGGCCCGGCACGGCGGCCGGACACGGGCGCGAGTGGCGTAA
- a CDS encoding DUF6086 family protein has product MSYPFEHGDETLWDAGYRSGRLYHALAEGAAGVLDVPSGLTHTPQGSCAVDREVFRVFTGRLYDLYASTRNEMLRELGHSVLVTSLVLLDRVGGQVAVSPRDAAALDEAKAAYARSMAR; this is encoded by the coding sequence TTGAGCTACCCCTTCGAACACGGCGACGAGACACTCTGGGACGCGGGATATCGCAGCGGTCGGCTGTACCACGCCCTCGCCGAGGGAGCGGCCGGGGTCCTCGACGTGCCGTCCGGGCTGACGCACACACCGCAGGGCTCGTGTGCGGTGGACCGCGAGGTGTTCCGGGTCTTCACCGGCCGGCTGTACGACCTGTACGCGTCCACTCGCAACGAGATGCTGCGGGAGCTGGGGCACAGCGTGCTCGTCACCTCGCTCGTCCTCCTGGACCGGGTGGGCGGGCAGGTCGCCGTGTCGCCGCGGGACGCGGCGGCCCTCGATGAGGCGAAGGCGGCGTACGCGCGGTCCATGGCGCGCTAG
- a CDS encoding DUF3027 domain-containing protein, protein MSAATTRSRTPDRLCAEAVDLARAAAEEAAAPGVVGEHAGLVSEGDRVVTHFFECKEPGYRGWRWAATVARASRAKIVTLDEVVLLPGPDALLAPEWVPWSERLRPGDLGPGDLLPTDQEDLRLEPGYTGEEEPPPNSILSEEIAELAEAEDAEVTPGTPAVQQTAPARGTIAALAEELGLRRARVLSRYGLHVAADRWEEAFGPKTPMAQAAPATCVTCGFLTPIGGSLGQAFGVCANEFSPADGHVVSLGYGCGAHSEAAVMPKPPQPPAPVIDETRVDPFPLRPSRDSGSVPATGDDETAELGHS, encoded by the coding sequence GTGAGCGCAGCGACAACGCGAAGCCGCACCCCCGACCGCCTGTGCGCCGAGGCCGTCGACCTCGCGCGGGCCGCCGCCGAGGAGGCCGCCGCACCCGGAGTGGTCGGCGAGCACGCCGGCCTGGTGTCGGAGGGCGACCGTGTTGTCACGCACTTCTTCGAGTGCAAGGAGCCCGGCTACCGCGGCTGGCGCTGGGCGGCGACGGTGGCCCGCGCCTCCCGCGCGAAGATCGTGACGCTGGACGAGGTCGTCCTGCTCCCCGGCCCCGACGCCCTCCTCGCCCCCGAATGGGTCCCGTGGAGCGAGCGTCTGCGCCCCGGTGACCTCGGCCCCGGCGACCTGCTCCCGACCGACCAGGAGGACCTGCGCCTGGAGCCCGGTTACACGGGCGAGGAGGAGCCGCCGCCGAACTCGATCCTGTCCGAGGAGATCGCGGAACTCGCGGAGGCCGAGGACGCCGAGGTCACCCCCGGCACCCCGGCGGTCCAGCAGACCGCGCCGGCCCGCGGCACGATCGCCGCGCTCGCCGAGGAACTCGGCCTGCGCCGCGCCCGTGTGCTGTCCCGCTACGGCCTGCACGTCGCCGCCGACCGCTGGGAGGAGGCGTTCGGTCCCAAGACCCCGATGGCCCAGGCGGCCCCGGCCACCTGCGTGACCTGCGGCTTCCTCACTCCCATCGGCGGCTCCCTCGGCCAGGCCTTCGGCGTCTGCGCCAACGAGTTCTCCCCGGCCGACGGCCACGTGGTCTCCCTCGGCTACGGCTGCGGCGCCCACTCGGAGGCGGCGGTCATGCCCAAGCCGCCCCAGCCGCCGGCGCCGGTGATCGACGAGACCCGGGTGGACCCCTTCCCGCTCCGCCCGTCCCGCGACTCGGGCTCGGTCCCGGCGACGGGAGACGACGAGACGGCGGAACTCGGCCACTCGTAG
- a CDS encoding futalosine hydrolase — protein MVLQAEEGLITPSVRVLVATAVPAERDAVAGAFPGPGAGESALPGTVRVVHAATGFDLLAAGVGPALAAASTATALTAAALAGRPYGLVVSAGIGGGFQPAAPLGSLVVADAITAADLGAETADGFLPVTELGFGTVTHRPPKSLVRVACGATGARAGTVLTVSTVTGTAARAAELRDRHPGALAEGMEGFGVAEAAAAHGVPVLEVRAVSNPVGPRDRAAWRIGDALTALTEAFGKLAPALESWNPHDH, from the coding sequence GTGGTCCTTCAAGCTGAAGAAGGCCTGATCACGCCTTCCGTACGCGTCCTCGTAGCCACCGCGGTCCCGGCCGAACGGGACGCGGTGGCAGGGGCGTTCCCCGGCCCTGGAGCCGGGGAGAGCGCACTGCCCGGAACGGTCCGCGTGGTGCACGCGGCCACCGGGTTCGACCTGCTGGCCGCCGGTGTGGGACCGGCTCTCGCCGCCGCCTCCACCGCCACGGCGCTCACCGCCGCGGCCCTGGCCGGCCGCCCCTACGGCCTGGTCGTCTCGGCCGGGATCGGCGGCGGCTTCCAGCCCGCCGCGCCGCTCGGCTCACTCGTCGTCGCCGACGCGATCACCGCGGCCGACCTGGGCGCCGAGACGGCCGACGGCTTCCTGCCGGTCACCGAACTCGGCTTCGGCACCGTCACCCACCGGCCGCCGAAATCACTCGTACGAGTCGCGTGCGGGGCCACCGGCGCACGCGCCGGCACCGTCCTGACCGTCTCCACCGTCACCGGGACCGCCGCCCGCGCCGCCGAGCTGCGCGACCGGCACCCCGGCGCCCTCGCCGAGGGCATGGAGGGGTTCGGGGTCGCCGAGGCCGCCGCCGCGCACGGGGTGCCCGTCCTGGAGGTCCGCGCGGTCTCCAACCCGGTGGGCCCCCGCGACCGCGCCGCCTGGCGCATCGGCGACGCGCTCACCGCCCTCACCGAGGCGTTCGGGAAGCTCGCGCCCGCACTGGAGAGTTGGAACCCGCATGACCACTGA